The Plasmodium gaboni strain SY75 chromosome Unknown, whole genome shotgun sequence genomic interval CTTCCTGGTTTCCACGGTATATCACCTATCACCATATGTTTGAAATCATTATATGTTCTTTCTGTAGCTCTGCAAAAATTTTTAGGCAAACCATTTTTATCACGATCACCAGGTTTGCCATCAGATTTTTTGGATATAATTGCCCCTTTTCCATCTTCTTTTGATGTATAATATTCGTATAATCGTTCcgtttctttttttattgcTGCTTTTAATGATTCTTTCATTTTATCTTTGTTAGAAAATGCACTATCTTGTATTTTACCACCACCCGTACTATCGTACATGTTTGCTACACATAATGTTTGTGTTCGCGGAGGAACACAGACATCTTTTGTATCAGTTGATGTAGTTGTATTTTTACATTCCCATTTTTTCGCTGCTACTTGATTTTTCCCAGGCATAGGTCCGtcataatatttatctttACATCCATCAACATCCTCATATCCCTCACATTTAAAATCTTTTTTGTCTTTGGTACATTTAGTGTGTCTTTTCTCACAATCATTTCCTTTTTTCTTCACATAATTTATACGTTcttcaaatatattttgtcCATCATTTATGGTTTTTCCACACCTTTTTTCCAACAAATCTAATGTTTCTGTGTCCAAGGTTTGGATTTGTTCCCAATCACCTTTTAAATgttgttttatatatttttcccaacaagaa includes:
- a CDS encoding putative EMP1-like protein, which translates into the protein TCSDEQIKNNIFSGNNHNHNQIQTIIDKDKCKECKGNCECYNLWTQKISNQWQKQKENYTIFNNKQNGHKVGNNATRTVSLDNYLFFSCWEKYIKQHLKGDWEQIQTLDTETLDLLEKRCGKTINDGQNIFEERINYVKKKGNDCEKRHTKCTKDKKDFKCEGYEDVDGCKDKYYDGPMPGKNQVAAKKWECKNTTTSTDTKDVCVPPRTQTLCVANMYDSTGGGKIQDSAFSNKDKMKESLKAAIKKETERLYEYYTSKEDGKGAIISKKSDGKPGDRDKNGLPKNFCRATERTYNDFKHMVIGDIPWKPG